The following coding sequences are from one Triticum dicoccoides isolate Atlit2015 ecotype Zavitan chromosome 4A, WEW_v2.0, whole genome shotgun sequence window:
- the LOC119288491 gene encoding uncharacterized protein LOC119288491 produces MAQLPRRAASVRDIDDSDLHLHRHRHRNLNPHSSLRRPSTTSHQRSSHRRIPGPASASAVRDAMRLRSPLSSVPANRGDGQAADADFLLDSWLGALRDLGGDRGWQQPGIGKIRVDRALDRACRVVGVVTLCTPNGYGDLMLNLKDPSGTIDASVHKKVLSNENLSKGLSVGSVIVLKQVAVLRPSSTVCYLNVTQKNVEKVLQNDSVSLCKQAVPSSNSERQSQQPGPGDNMEREAGAETTDGMTAIFSKLSRTKDGRIVDLLCDNGGAAKAVNSSILRTDKDTHRLQNHHEKRMEQMDSSSQIKNLPGFNTSQQLQKIISSMNPANCQLKQGGGVPKYGTSSEAKSSADDIMRKLSGGEMMVPSSKEITVAEGSRSNCGTHGESNNRDEHQQQNPNADTRCTQPILGGSSVMAGSRDCSQASCSGNLRQLSGDDLMQPRSKKLKSDASLSDGNGLDDLADDFLGDHNPIRKPEHQQKDIHGASAGTLQPTQENCSMSATGGTLPSSHKMVASVPEWTDEQLSQLFDDY; encoded by the exons ATGGCCCAACTGCCCCGCCGCGCCGCCTCGGTAAGAGACATCGACGACTCCGACCTCCacctccaccgccaccgccaccgcaacctcaacccccATTCCTCCCTCCGCCGCCCCAGCACCACTTCCCATCAGCGTTCCTCCCACCGGCGCATCCCCgggcccgcctccgcctccgccgtccGGGACGCGATGCGCCTCCGCTCCCCACTATCATCCGTCCCCGCGAATCGGGGGGACGGCCAGGCCGCTGACGCCGACTTCCTGCTTGACTCGTGGCTCGGGGCGCTGCGGGACCTCG GTGGAGACCGCGGGTGGCAGCAGCCAGGCATTGGGAAGATCCGTGTCGACCGGGCATTAGATCGAGCATGTCGG GTTGTCGGGGTGGTGACGCTGTGCACGCCAAATGGATACGGCGATCTCATGCTGAATCTGAAG GACCCATCTGGTACTATTGATGCATCAGTTCACAAGAAAGTTCTATCAAATGAAAACCTTTCAAAGGGTTTATCAGTTGGGTCTGTCATTGTTCTCAAACAG GTGGCTGTTCTTCGCCCTTCTAGTACAGTGTGCTATCTGAATGTTACCCAGAAAAACGTTGAAAAG GTGCTGCAAAATGACAGTGTCTCCCTTTGTAAGCAAGCAGTTCCATCAAGTAATTCTGAAAGGCAAAGCCAACAGCCTG GCCCAGGAGATAACATGGAAAGGGAAGCTGGAGCGGAAACAACTGATGGAATGACAGCGATCTTCAGTAAGCTCTCGAGGACCAAGGATGGCCGGATAGTCGACTTACTTTGTGATAATGGTGGTGCAGCAAAAGCTGTTAACAGTAGTATTCTGAGAACAGACAAAGATACTCATCGTCTACAAAATCATCACGAGAAACGGATGGAGCAAATGGATTCAAGTTCTCAAATAAAGAATTTGCCAGGCTTCAACACCAGCCAGCAGCTGCAGAAAATCATTTCTAGCATGAATCCAGCTAATTGCCAGCTGAAACAAGGAGGAGGCGTACCCAAGTATGGAACAAGCAGTGAAGCTAAAAGTTCCGCTGACGATATAATGAGAAAACTCTCAGGTGGTGAAATGATGGTTCCCAGTAGCAAGGAGATAACTGTTGCTGAGGGTTCTCGTAGTAATTGTGGAACACATGGTGAAAGCAACAATAGGGATGAGCATCAGCAGCAAAACCCGAATGCAGACACAAGATGCACACAGCCGATTCTAGGTGGAAGCTCAGTTATGGCTGGAAGCAGAGATTGTTCGCAAGCTTCCTGTAGTGGAAATCTGAGGCAACTCTCTGGCGATGATTTGATGCAGCCTCGTAGTAAAAAACTTAAGAGTGATGCATCGCTTTCTGATGGCAATGGTCTGGATGACCTAGCAGATGATTTCCTCGGTGACCACAATCCGATCAGGAAGCCCGAGCATCAGCAAAAGGACATCCATGGCGCAAGTGCGGGAACCCTCCAGCCAACTCAAGAAAATTGCTCAATGTCTGCCACTGGCGGAACATTACCTTCCAGTCATAAGATGGTGGCTTCCGTGCCAGAATGGACTGATGAGCAGCTTTCTCAACTTTTTGATGACTACTGA
- the LOC119284544 gene encoding uncharacterized protein LOC119284544, with protein sequence MSALTPSILPRAACPDPVFPAAMAGGLLAAATPAEPESTTTTTISSLGKDLLLHIFLRLPNLPALVRAALACRTWLGAVRSSPSFRRLFHALHPAPLLGIFLETDGICIPTFVPVRRFDPDVAVSLRRGDFFLTSLPAEGDASRGWLLDDCRGGRALLWNALHGSLAALNPMTWAVDSLPMPPVDFMAETRNFLGFHLLYSDEKPSSFRVVCICADASRVRAAVFSSETWDWAINPWVEIGGNNSLKCKTSTLVGDSVYWPCHGEAHMIRIDATTMDVTTVDLPSQAKVWTHSVDGDGIQSWIPHKAISLGAQVDRITEGFQGDLKVVQVRDGTAYLSRTMMTPSGLLCCWFFSLCLETMELDLLIQGRYDGRGYPYIMAWPPSLVGDEAPELEGSE encoded by the exons ATGTCCGCCCTGACCCCATCGATCCTCCCCCGCGCCGCCTGTCCCGACCCCGTCTTCCCCGCAGCAATGGCCGGTGGCTTGCTGGCGGCGGCGACCCCGGCGGAACCTGAGTCCACCACAACCACCACCATTTCCTCCCTCGGCAAAGACCTGCTCCTCCACATCTTCCTCCGCCTGCCGAACCTGCCGGCCCTCGTCCGCGCCGCGCTCGCCTGCCGCACCTGGCTCGGCGCCGTCCGGTCCTCCCCGTCCTTCCGCCGCCTCTTCCACGCGCTCCACCCGGCGCCCCTCCTCGGGATCTTCCTCGAGACCGACGGCATCTGCATCCCCACCTTCGTCCCCGTGCGCCGCTTCGACCCCGACGTCGCCGTCTCCCTCCGCCGCGGCGActtcttcctcacctccctccccGCGGAGGGCGACGCGTCCCGCGGCTGGCTCCTCGACGACTGCCGCGGCGGGCGCGCCCTCCTCTGGAATGCGCTCCATGGTTCGCTCGCCGCTCTCAACCCGATGACCTGGGCCGTCGACTCCCTCCCGATGCCCCCCGTCGACTTCATGGCGGAGACCCGCAACTTCCTTGGTTTTCACCTCCTCTACTCCGACGAGAAGCCCTCCTCGTTTCGCGTGGTCTGCATCTGCGCTGACGCGTCCAGGGTTCGTGCCGCCGTCTTCTCGTCCGAAACGTGGGATTGGGCCATCAACCCGTGGGTGGAAATCGGTGGAAACAACAGCCTAAAGTGCAAGACTAGCACACTGGTGGGTGATTCTGTTTACTGGCCTTGCCACGGCGAAGCACACATGATAAGGATCGACGCCACGACCATGGATGTCACCACTGTGGATCTACCCTCTCAAGCGAAG GTTTGGACCCATAGCGTGGATGGTGATGGGATTCAGAGCTGGATACCGCACAAGGCAATCTCTTTGGGTGCTCAAGTCGATCGCATTACTGAGGGCTTTCAGGGAGACCTCAAGGTTGTGCAAGTTAGGGATGGAACCGCTTACTTATCAAGAACAATGATGACCCCTTCTGGCTTACTCTGCTGCTGGTTTTTCTCCCTTTGCTTGGAGACTATGGAGCTTGACTTGCTGATTCAGGGGAGGTATGATGGTCGTGGCTATCCATACATTATGGCATGGCCTCCTTCTTTAGTTGGTGATGAAGCACCTGAACTTGAAGGTTCGGAGTGA